The Listeria monocytogenes genome window below encodes:
- a CDS encoding shikimate dehydrogenase — protein sequence MANKITERITGHTELIGLIATPIRHSLSPTMHNEAFAKLGLDYVYLAFEVGDKELKDVVQGFRAMNLRGWNVSMPNKTNIHKYLDKLSPAAELVGAVNTVVNDDGVLTGHITDGTGYMRALKEAGHDIIGKKMTICGAGGAATAICIQAALDGVKEISIFNRKDDFYANAEKTVEKINSKTECKAQLFDIEDHEQLRKEIAESVIFTNATGVGMKPFEGETLLPSADMLRPELIVSDVVYKPTKTRLLEIAEEQGCQTLNGLGMMLWQGAKAFEIWTHKEMPVDYIKEILF from the coding sequence ATGGCAAACAAAATCACGGAAAGAATTACAGGACACACAGAATTAATCGGGTTAATCGCCACCCCAATCAGACACAGTTTATCACCAACAATGCATAACGAAGCTTTTGCAAAACTAGGGCTTGATTATGTATACCTTGCTTTTGAAGTTGGTGACAAAGAACTGAAAGATGTTGTACAAGGATTCCGTGCAATGAACTTACGCGGCTGGAACGTTTCCATGCCAAACAAAACAAACATTCATAAATACTTAGATAAACTTTCTCCAGCCGCTGAACTAGTTGGTGCGGTAAACACAGTTGTTAATGACGACGGCGTGTTAACTGGACACATTACTGACGGCACTGGTTATATGCGCGCGCTAAAAGAAGCTGGACATGACATTATCGGCAAAAAAATGACGATTTGCGGCGCTGGTGGTGCAGCAACAGCTATTTGTATCCAAGCTGCTCTTGACGGTGTAAAAGAAATTTCTATTTTCAACAGAAAAGACGATTTTTACGCGAATGCAGAAAAAACAGTAGAAAAAATCAATTCGAAAACAGAATGTAAAGCACAATTATTTGATATCGAAGACCACGAACAATTACGTAAAGAAATCGCAGAAAGTGTGATTTTCACGAATGCGACTGGCGTTGGGATGAAACCTTTCGAAGGCGAAACACTTCTACCAAGTGCGGATATGCTTCGTCCAGAATTAATCGTTTCGGATGTTGTCTACAAACCAACTAAAACTAGATTACTTGAAATCGCAGAGGAACAAGGCTGTCAAACACTTAACGGCTTAGGCATGATGCTTTGGCAAGGTGCGAAAGCTTTCGAAATTTGGACACACAAAGAAATGCCAGTAGATTACATTAAAGAAATCCTATTTTAA
- the aroD gene encoding type I 3-dehydroquinate dehydratase, with product MNKVVVKNVTFGEGAPKICVPMVGKTVAALKEEAEMLKTIDLDVVEWRVDFFEDVKELAKVEAALGEIRTILPETPILFTFRSAKEGGELAVSDEFYFELNETLAGTGKIDLVDVELFNEEADVLRLIETAHKNNVKVVMSNHDFDKTPAKEEIVSRLTRMESLGADLPKIAVMPKSAADVLTLLDATNTVSEKANQPIITMSMAGTGVISRLAGEVFGSAMTFGAAKKASAPGQMDVNELRHVLDLLHKQF from the coding sequence ATGAATAAAGTAGTCGTAAAGAATGTTACGTTTGGTGAAGGTGCGCCAAAGATTTGTGTACCAATGGTCGGTAAAACGGTTGCTGCGCTTAAAGAAGAAGCAGAAATGTTAAAAACAATTGATTTGGACGTGGTCGAATGGCGCGTTGACTTTTTTGAAGACGTCAAAGAATTAGCTAAAGTGGAAGCCGCACTTGGCGAAATTCGCACAATTTTACCAGAAACACCGATTTTATTTACTTTCCGCAGTGCAAAAGAGGGCGGCGAGTTAGCCGTTAGTGACGAATTTTATTTTGAATTAAATGAAACTCTAGCTGGAACTGGCAAAATTGATTTAGTAGACGTGGAACTTTTCAATGAAGAAGCAGACGTTTTACGCTTAATTGAAACAGCTCACAAGAACAATGTAAAAGTAGTGATGTCGAACCATGATTTTGACAAAACACCTGCGAAAGAAGAAATCGTTTCTCGTTTAACGCGCATGGAATCACTTGGCGCGGACCTTCCGAAAATCGCCGTCATGCCAAAATCTGCTGCTGACGTACTAACTTTACTAGATGCAACGAATACTGTATCTGAAAAAGCTAATCAACCAATTATTACGATGTCAATGGCTGGAACTGGTGTCATCAGTCGTCTTGCTGGCGAAGTATTTGGCTCCGCAATGACATTTGGCGCTGCGAAAAAAGCATCAGCTCCTGGTCAAATGGATGTTAATGAGTTACGCCATGTCCTTGATTTACTGCATAAACAATTTTAA
- a CDS encoding SGNH/GDSL hydrolase family protein: MKKLLFLGDSVTDAGRDFENDRELGHGYVKMIAKQLEKEDVMVINRGVSANRVADLHRRIEADAISLQPDVVTMMIGINDTWFSFSRWEDTSVTAFKEVYRVILNRIKTETNAELILMEPFVLPYPEDRKAWRGDLDPKIGAVRELAAEFGATLIPLDGLMNALAIKHGPTHLAEDGVHPTKAGHEAIASIWLETTK, encoded by the coding sequence ATGAAGAAATTGCTTTTTTTAGGTGATAGTGTGACAGATGCGGGGCGCGATTTTGAAAATGACCGCGAATTAGGACATGGTTATGTGAAAATGATTGCAAAACAGCTTGAGAAAGAAGATGTAATGGTTATAAATCGTGGTGTTAGTGCGAACCGGGTGGCGGATTTGCATCGTCGTATTGAGGCGGATGCAATCTCACTTCAACCAGATGTAGTTACGATGATGATTGGAATAAATGATACGTGGTTTAGTTTCAGCAGATGGGAAGATACTTCGGTAACAGCGTTTAAAGAAGTGTATCGCGTGATTTTGAACCGAATTAAAACGGAAACAAACGCAGAACTGATTTTGATGGAGCCGTTTGTATTACCATATCCGGAAGACCGGAAAGCGTGGCGTGGGGATTTAGATCCTAAAATTGGAGCCGTGCGCGAACTTGCGGCGGAATTTGGCGCAACGCTTATTCCGCTAGATGGGCTAATGAACGCCCTCGCTATCAAACATGGACCGACTCATTTAGCTGAGGACGGGGTGCACCCGACCAAAGCAGGACATGAAGCAATTGCTTCTATTTGGTTAGAAACCACAAAATAA
- a CDS encoding DMT family transporter, whose product MQKEKASIGLYFLLIAVMASWGFNVTMTKVLVSYFPTVTMTSFRIFTAAITVIMILFITKKLRLPTKREFGLIFLASIFNIVIHHFFLSNGLKLTTGTNAGLILGSAPIVVAIFSVVFLRERIGAWRALGFLAGIFGVSLVVLSNGTGISGISLGDIDIFIAMASQAFSFIIIKKLAGSMDTGLMTGYMLFLGSVMLFGLSRFMEPDGMSELVAVHSWKLWLLFVVSAVVATAFGNFVYNYAVGKIGPSRSAIFMNFNPLFSLIGALLFLGEAIKIPQLVGFVFIIIGVLLGSGALMDLIYERKKTRVRDPEKLLEKEV is encoded by the coding sequence TTGCAGAAAGAGAAAGCATCGATAGGACTTTATTTTTTATTAATTGCAGTGATGGCGAGTTGGGGTTTTAATGTCACGATGACGAAGGTATTAGTTAGCTATTTTCCGACTGTTACGATGACATCTTTTCGGATTTTCACCGCAGCTATAACCGTTATTATGATTTTATTTATCACCAAAAAATTACGTCTGCCAACAAAGCGAGAATTTGGTTTAATTTTCCTCGCAAGTATTTTTAATATCGTTATTCATCACTTTTTCTTGTCAAACGGGCTGAAGCTGACGACTGGGACGAATGCTGGGCTTATTCTTGGTTCTGCGCCGATTGTGGTGGCGATTTTTTCCGTGGTTTTTCTCCGTGAACGAATTGGTGCATGGCGTGCACTCGGATTTTTAGCAGGAATTTTTGGTGTGAGTTTGGTTGTTCTTTCTAATGGAACGGGAATTAGCGGGATTTCACTTGGAGATATCGACATTTTTATCGCGATGGCTTCCCAGGCATTTAGTTTCATCATTATTAAAAAGCTCGCTGGATCAATGGACACGGGGCTAATGACTGGATATATGCTATTTCTTGGTTCGGTTATGTTGTTTGGTTTAAGTCGCTTCATGGAGCCGGATGGCATGTCAGAATTAGTAGCGGTTCATTCATGGAAACTATGGCTTTTGTTTGTCGTATCAGCAGTAGTTGCAACGGCATTTGGTAATTTCGTTTATAATTATGCAGTTGGGAAAATTGGACCGTCGCGATCGGCTATTTTTATGAATTTCAATCCACTATTTTCACTCATTGGCGCATTACTTTTCCTTGGAGAAGCAATTAAAATCCCCCAGCTAGTTGGGTTCGTTTTTATCATTATTGGCGTCCTGCTTGGTTCGGGCGCATTAATGGATCTTATTTATGAACGCAAAAAAACAAGAGTACGAGATCCTGAAAAGCTGCTCGAAAAAGAAGTTTGA
- a CDS encoding DUF896 domain-containing protein has protein sequence MKLLLKNINELAAKQKSEGLTAFEKERQAALRQEYLKKIRGTVQDNLHHVTIIDPLGDDVTPKKLKEIQAELRG, from the coding sequence ATGAAATTGTTATTAAAAAATATTAATGAACTTGCTGCAAAACAAAAAAGTGAAGGATTAACTGCTTTTGAAAAAGAAAGACAAGCTGCCCTTCGTCAAGAATATTTGAAGAAAATTCGAGGAACTGTTCAAGATAATTTACATCACGTAACGATTATTGATCCACTTGGAGACGACGTAACTCCTAAAAAACTAAAAGAAATCCAAGCCGAATTAAGAGGCTAA
- the rpiB gene encoding ribose 5-phosphate isomerase B, whose amino-acid sequence MEIAIAADHGGFQLKEKVRVHLIESGYKVKDFGCYSVESVDFPEYAAKVGHFVATENSLGVLCCGTGIGMSMAANKIKGVRAAVVSDAFSAMMTRRHNNSNVLCLGERVLGDSLALLLLDTWLAAEFEGGRHMTRLEKLAELEEQEGVE is encoded by the coding sequence ATGGAAATTGCAATTGCAGCTGATCATGGCGGATTTCAGTTGAAAGAAAAAGTTCGTGTACATTTAATTGAAAGCGGCTACAAGGTGAAAGATTTTGGTTGTTATTCAGTCGAAAGCGTGGATTTTCCAGAGTATGCTGCTAAAGTAGGACACTTTGTTGCAACTGAAAACAGTCTAGGTGTGCTCTGTTGCGGAACAGGGATTGGAATGTCCATGGCAGCCAACAAAATCAAAGGTGTGCGTGCTGCTGTCGTTTCAGATGCTTTTTCAGCAATGATGACTAGGCGACATAATAACAGTAATGTTCTTTGTCTTGGTGAACGTGTTCTGGGCGATAGTCTGGCGTTACTCTTACTTGATACGTGGCTTGCGGCGGAATTTGAAGGCGGTAGGCATATGACAAGGCTCGAAAAATTGGCGGAGCTTGAGGAACAGGAGGGTGTTGAATGA
- a CDS encoding ribulose-phosphate 3-epimerase yields the protein MKMIAASIMCADSLRLADELRALEQANVKMLHCDVMDGIFVENAAMGAYVLQDIKNNTDMLLDIHLATVNPDKFVDLYAEIKPTYMSFHVEASPDVDATIKHIRELGIKPSIAISPDTEIERIYPFLDKVDMVLMMTVNPGFAGQKFQYHILEKIKKLQKELESHTNKPLIEVDGNIFEETVRLLEPIGADVYVVGTAALFNEKAGSYTEKLAPLREIIQER from the coding sequence ATGAAAATGATTGCGGCTTCCATTATGTGCGCAGACTCGCTTCGTCTAGCTGACGAACTTCGCGCACTCGAACAAGCAAATGTAAAAATGCTCCATTGTGATGTGATGGATGGTATTTTTGTAGAAAATGCAGCAATGGGTGCCTATGTCCTTCAAGATATAAAAAATAATACAGATATGCTGCTTGATATTCATTTAGCTACAGTGAATCCTGATAAATTTGTGGATTTGTATGCGGAGATAAAGCCGACTTACATGTCCTTCCACGTAGAAGCTTCACCTGATGTCGATGCGACTATAAAGCATATTCGGGAGCTAGGAATCAAACCGTCCATCGCCATCAGCCCGGATACAGAAATTGAACGGATCTATCCATTTTTAGATAAAGTCGATATGGTTTTAATGATGACTGTTAATCCTGGATTCGCTGGGCAAAAATTCCAGTATCATATACTAGAAAAAATCAAGAAACTTCAAAAAGAGCTTGAAAGCCACACCAACAAACCATTAATTGAAGTAGATGGCAATATTTTTGAAGAAACAGTTCGGTTGCTTGAACCAATTGGTGCAGATGTCTATGTCGTTGGAACTGCTGCATTGTTTAACGAAAAGGCAGGTAGTTATACAGAAAAACTAGCGCCACTAAGAGAAATTATCCAAGAAAGGTGA
- a CDS encoding transaldolase family protein — protein MHLDSANLDDVKKIQASSIFKGITTNPTILIKEKCDRQTAINRILELTDKQVFVQTVGFTYEEILADARMLLATFGKDKIAIKIPAHETGINVIDTLKKEDKTIQILGTAIYSADQAIVAALAGADFVAPYVNRMSAANIDPFKEIAQMRHFFDKKILKTQIMAASFKHSGQVMQAYENGADTVTIPYEIYSQMTNKVLAVEAIRVFNKDATLYEK, from the coding sequence ATGCATTTAGATTCAGCTAATTTAGATGACGTGAAAAAAATTCAAGCCAGCTCCATTTTTAAAGGGATTACAACGAACCCAACCATTTTAATAAAAGAAAAATGCGATCGCCAAACAGCGATTAATCGTATTTTAGAACTTACGGATAAACAAGTTTTTGTACAAACAGTTGGTTTTACGTATGAGGAAATTTTGGCAGATGCGCGCATGTTACTAGCTACGTTTGGGAAAGACAAAATAGCTATTAAGATTCCGGCACATGAGACTGGTATTAACGTGATCGATACACTCAAAAAAGAGGATAAAACCATTCAAATCTTAGGAACTGCTATTTATTCGGCTGATCAAGCAATCGTGGCTGCCTTAGCTGGTGCAGATTTTGTTGCCCCATATGTGAATAGGATGAGCGCGGCGAACATCGATCCTTTTAAAGAAATCGCTCAAATGCGTCACTTTTTTGATAAAAAGATACTTAAAACACAAATTATGGCAGCAAGCTTTAAACATAGTGGGCAAGTAATGCAAGCTTATGAGAACGGCGCAGATACGGTAACCATTCCTTATGAAATCTATTCGCAAATGACCAATAAAGTTCTAGCAGTAGAAGCAATTCGAGTCTTTAATAAAGATGCTACATTGTACGAAAAGTAA
- a CDS encoding BglG family transcription antiterminator: MYLDNRSKTLFQEVIKNPNITNKQLEVKYKLSRYQISYSFQKVNEWLKWKNYPEVKRSKNGRFILEPELTALFSEKETRDPSVEYLPSENERANLILLMLLTAKEELSLAHFTTKIQVSKNTILRDLKVAQKLLPKETTITYSRASGYQLAGSEWELRKVLTQVVSSVKEMFRGEHYFLSYSGIEKVQLMEIRRTLEEAEAMMQIKFTYEQIELLPYLLSVMFLRIRDKRLIDTAFHIDEKSLSDTREYHITDILLEKTGPVPEQERLFITLQLLTTNIFSGEILTEKLTEDLEKVVLTCLELFEKKALVSLKNKHILIEKLLLHLKPAYYRIKYQMNLEDTLYEKFNQEFEALNFIVKEAFDPLAKFIGREIPAGEIFFISLFIGSDMIPQNDIYHKQKRAIVLCPSGVTFSKIMENILVKLFPEIHFYPTISVREYAFFKAEVDIVFSSIPLKDGENVFVVQPFMNDIEKTQLRQHVLQNLFGMGNQLTSIDKIMEVVERNADVKDSNAIRDGIIDVLSANTATDENKRVKKVYLHDLITEDNIMICEDVKNYQEAIRLASQPLLLQQAITANYVKTMIDNHKFHDPYIIIGEDIAIPHAMPNAGVNRLAMSLLVVKNGVYFSETEQVHFVIVIAPVDKEQHIEALYQIVHLAENHQILDDLLENVTKEKIMLTINQLVIREDE; encoded by the coding sequence ATGTATCTGGATAACAGAAGTAAAACACTATTTCAAGAAGTTATAAAAAATCCGAACATTACAAATAAACAACTCGAAGTAAAGTATAAATTATCGCGTTACCAAATCAGCTATAGTTTTCAGAAAGTAAACGAATGGCTCAAGTGGAAAAATTATCCAGAAGTAAAGCGTTCCAAAAACGGCCGATTTATATTAGAACCCGAGCTTACAGCGCTATTTTCTGAGAAAGAAACTCGAGATCCGAGCGTAGAATACTTACCTTCTGAAAATGAACGTGCTAATTTAATTTTGCTAATGCTTTTAACAGCAAAAGAAGAACTATCCCTCGCCCATTTTACAACGAAGATTCAAGTAAGCAAAAACACCATTCTTCGTGATTTAAAAGTAGCGCAAAAGTTACTTCCTAAAGAAACTACCATCACATACAGTAGAGCATCGGGTTATCAGTTAGCAGGCAGCGAGTGGGAACTGCGCAAGGTTCTGACACAAGTTGTAAGTAGCGTGAAAGAGATGTTCCGAGGAGAGCACTATTTCCTATCGTATTCAGGAATTGAAAAAGTTCAACTAATGGAAATTCGCCGCACACTTGAAGAAGCAGAAGCGATGATGCAAATAAAATTCACCTATGAACAAATCGAATTACTACCCTATTTGCTATCCGTGATGTTCTTAAGAATCAGAGACAAGCGTTTAATCGACACTGCTTTTCATATTGATGAGAAATCACTTTCAGACACGAGAGAATATCATATTACCGATATTTTGCTCGAAAAAACTGGCCCAGTACCAGAACAAGAGCGACTTTTCATCACATTACAACTTCTTACAACAAACATTTTTTCCGGCGAAATTTTAACTGAAAAATTAACAGAAGACTTGGAAAAAGTTGTCCTCACCTGCTTAGAGTTATTCGAGAAAAAAGCACTGGTTTCCCTTAAAAACAAACATATCTTAATCGAAAAACTACTCTTACATTTAAAACCGGCCTATTACCGAATTAAATACCAAATGAATTTAGAAGATACGCTTTATGAAAAATTCAACCAAGAATTCGAAGCGTTAAACTTCATTGTGAAAGAAGCTTTTGATCCGCTAGCGAAATTTATTGGTCGTGAAATTCCGGCAGGTGAAATATTTTTTATTTCGTTGTTTATTGGGAGCGATATGATACCGCAAAACGATATTTATCATAAACAAAAACGCGCGATTGTTCTTTGTCCGAGCGGGGTTACTTTTTCGAAAATCATGGAAAATATTTTAGTAAAACTATTTCCGGAAATCCATTTTTATCCAACGATATCTGTTCGTGAATACGCCTTTTTTAAAGCAGAAGTAGATATTGTCTTTTCTTCCATTCCATTAAAAGATGGCGAAAATGTCTTTGTTGTTCAACCGTTTATGAACGATATCGAAAAAACGCAACTGCGGCAACACGTTTTGCAAAATTTATTTGGAATGGGAAATCAGCTCACGAGTATTGATAAAATCATGGAAGTAGTGGAACGTAACGCCGATGTAAAGGATTCGAATGCAATACGAGATGGAATTATTGATGTTTTGTCGGCTAACACAGCTACAGATGAAAATAAACGGGTGAAAAAAGTCTATTTACATGATTTAATCACCGAAGACAACATCATGATTTGTGAAGATGTTAAAAACTATCAAGAAGCGATTCGTCTAGCGAGCCAGCCGCTGTTACTGCAACAAGCAATTACAGCAAACTATGTAAAGACCATGATTGATAACCATAAATTCCACGATCCGTACATTATTATCGGTGAAGATATTGCTATTCCACACGCTATGCCTAATGCAGGGGTAAATCGACTCGCTATGTCTCTCTTAGTAGTGAAAAATGGCGTATATTTTTCAGAAACAGAACAAGTTCATTTCGTAATAGTTATCGCCCCAGTGGATAAAGAGCAACACATTGAAGCACTTTACCAAATCGTTCATTTAGCCGAAAATCACCAAATTTTAGACGATTTACTTGAAAATGTAACGAAAGAAAAAATCATGCTAACAATCAACCAATTAGTAATTAGAGAGGATGAATAA
- a CDS encoding SIS domain-containing protein: MDKQAILDNIHQTWQEEANAISRLPEVTSEEALVKTVETIAECTGKIVVAGCGTSGVAAKKLVHSFNCIERPAVFLTPSDAVHGTLGVLQKEDILILISKGGNTGELLNLIPACKTKGSTLIGVTENPESVIAKEADIFFPVSVSKEPDPFNMLATASTMAVIASFDAIIVCLMTYMNYTKEQFSVIHPGGAVGNKLLNK, encoded by the coding sequence TTGGATAAACAAGCTATTTTAGATAACATTCACCAAACATGGCAAGAAGAAGCAAATGCGATTTCTCGTTTACCGGAAGTAACGAGTGAAGAGGCTCTCGTTAAAACGGTTGAAACAATCGCCGAGTGCACAGGGAAAATTGTCGTAGCTGGCTGTGGAACGTCCGGCGTCGCTGCGAAAAAATTAGTACATTCTTTCAACTGTATCGAACGTCCAGCAGTCTTTTTAACCCCATCAGATGCTGTGCATGGAACTCTCGGCGTACTTCAAAAAGAAGATATATTGATTCTCATTTCAAAAGGTGGAAATACAGGCGAATTACTTAACTTAATTCCTGCTTGTAAAACAAAAGGAAGCACACTGATTGGTGTAACGGAAAACCCAGAATCTGTGATCGCCAAAGAAGCGGATATCTTTTTCCCAGTGAGTGTAAGCAAAGAACCTGATCCGTTTAATATGCTAGCAACGGCAAGTACAATGGCTGTTATTGCAAGCTTTGATGCAATTATTGTTTGCTTAATGACCTATATGAATTACACAAAAGAGCAGTTTTCCGTCATCCATCCTGGTGGTGCCGTTGGAAACAAATTATTAAATAAATAA
- a CDS encoding PTS sugar transporter subunit IIA: MDVLEYFKEEMVRFSNEQDKEKLLTEMAEQLCEVGAVKPSYKDAVIKREKVFPTGLLTAHAGVAIPHTDSEHVIRPVVAVRILKKPVSFIEMASDNEAIDVRIVFMMALRSADAQLDMLQTLIQLIQDEEVMTTLLKAQETGDVLSAIEHFSKNN, from the coding sequence TTGGATGTATTAGAATATTTTAAAGAAGAAATGGTTCGATTTTCAAACGAACAAGATAAAGAAAAATTACTTACAGAAATGGCGGAACAGTTATGTGAAGTGGGCGCAGTAAAGCCAAGTTATAAAGATGCTGTAATTAAACGGGAAAAAGTTTTTCCAACCGGATTACTAACCGCGCACGCTGGGGTGGCCATTCCGCATACAGATAGCGAACATGTTATTCGGCCAGTGGTGGCTGTACGAATACTCAAGAAGCCCGTTTCATTTATTGAAATGGCCTCTGATAACGAAGCAATCGATGTCAGAATTGTATTTATGATGGCGCTAAGGAGTGCCGATGCACAATTAGATATGCTACAAACACTTATTCAACTTATTCAAGACGAGGAGGTGATGACGACCTTACTTAAAGCGCAAGAGACGGGAGATGTTCTTTCCGCAATAGAACATTTTTCTAAGAATAATTAA
- the rpe gene encoding ribulose-phosphate 3-epimerase, which yields MAKIVPSVFGADIGRINEQLQVLEKNGIDLLHVDMMDGSFVPNIAFGPDQIKMMKKGTKLQFDVHMMVYEPDRYIPRLVEAGAHMITVHQEATTHLHRTIQLIKSYGVRAGVVLNPGTPPSTLEYVLDDIDCILLMTVNPGLGGQKFFQSSLEKIRKTKAYIGNRPIQIEVDGGVNAELAKECTLAGADLIVVGSYLFEGDIEANLEKLSKGVLTE from the coding sequence GTGGCAAAAATAGTTCCGTCTGTTTTTGGAGCAGACATTGGCAGAATTAATGAACAGTTACAGGTCTTAGAGAAAAATGGCATTGATTTATTACATGTGGATATGATGGATGGCTCGTTTGTCCCGAACATTGCTTTTGGTCCAGATCAAATCAAAATGATGAAAAAAGGCACGAAGCTTCAATTTGATGTTCATATGATGGTGTATGAACCAGATCGTTATATTCCGAGATTAGTGGAAGCTGGTGCACATATGATTACAGTTCACCAAGAAGCAACAACCCATTTGCACCGTACAATTCAACTAATTAAAAGTTACGGAGTTCGCGCCGGAGTTGTGTTAAATCCTGGTACACCACCAAGCACGTTGGAATACGTGTTAGATGATATTGACTGTATTTTACTTATGACTGTAAATCCAGGCTTAGGCGGTCAAAAATTCTTCCAATCAAGTTTAGAAAAAATCAGAAAAACCAAAGCGTATATTGGAAATCGTCCTATTCAAATTGAAGTAGACGGTGGAGTAAATGCTGAACTTGCGAAAGAATGCACACTTGCAGGGGCGGATTTAATCGTTGTAGGATCTTACTTATTTGAAGGAGATATCGAAGCGAATTTGGAGAAGTTATCGAAAGGAGTTTTAACAGAATGA
- a CDS encoding galactitol-1-phosphate 5-dehydrogenase: MKALKLYGKRDLRYEEADMPTIEQPDDVILKVKTVGICGSDISRYSKLGPYVPGMVWGHEFSGEVIEVGSEVTDIEIGDRAAGCPALYCGECEYCKKGEFARCRKLTVIGARHPGAYAEYIKLPAENVVKIPDELDYEAAALVEPSAVVVHGFYHTKLQAGDDVVVVGSGNIGLLAIQWAKVFGARRVIAIDVDDKKLALAKEVGADVVINSLKEDPLEVVATHTDGLNADLVVEAAGSPITSAQVFAYAKKGGGVVFLGIPYADVTIERFYFEKIVRSELTVWGSWNAISAPFPGKEWQTTIHFLANKQINIEPMITHRLSLAEGPEVFERIYERNEFFGKVLFFPE; the protein is encoded by the coding sequence ATGAAAGCTTTAAAATTATATGGAAAAAGAGATTTGCGTTATGAAGAAGCAGATATGCCAACAATCGAACAGCCTGATGATGTGATTTTGAAAGTAAAAACAGTTGGGATTTGTGGTTCAGATATTTCGAGATACAGTAAACTTGGTCCGTACGTGCCAGGAATGGTGTGGGGACACGAATTTTCAGGAGAAGTGATTGAGGTTGGTAGTGAGGTAACGGATATTGAGATTGGTGATAGGGCTGCCGGATGCCCAGCACTCTATTGTGGTGAGTGTGAATACTGTAAAAAAGGCGAATTCGCCCGCTGTCGGAAGCTAACAGTAATCGGAGCAAGACATCCCGGAGCCTATGCTGAGTATATCAAACTTCCAGCAGAAAATGTAGTAAAAATACCAGACGAATTAGATTATGAAGCTGCTGCACTTGTCGAGCCTTCCGCAGTGGTCGTTCATGGATTTTATCATACGAAATTACAAGCTGGCGATGATGTCGTCGTTGTCGGAAGCGGCAATATCGGTTTGCTAGCAATTCAATGGGCGAAAGTTTTTGGCGCAAGAAGAGTTATTGCGATTGACGTAGATGATAAGAAGTTAGCTCTTGCAAAAGAAGTAGGAGCGGACGTGGTTATTAACTCTTTAAAAGAGGATCCTTTAGAAGTAGTTGCTACACATACAGATGGTCTAAATGCTGATTTAGTTGTAGAAGCTGCGGGATCACCTATTACATCTGCCCAAGTTTTTGCCTATGCGAAAAAAGGCGGAGGTGTCGTTTTTCTAGGAATTCCATATGCCGATGTAACAATCGAACGCTTCTATTTTGAAAAAATTGTACGTAGTGAGCTTACTGTATGGGGCTCATGGAATGCAATTTCTGCACCATTTCCAGGAAAAGAATGGCAAACAACCATTCACTTCTTAGCTAATAAACAAATCAACATTGAACCAATGATTACACATCGTCTTTCACTTGCTGAAGGACCAGAAGTTTTTGAGCGAATCTATGAAAGAAATGAATTTTTCGGGAAAGTATTATTTTTCCCAGAATGA
- a CDS encoding PTS sugar transporter subunit IIB: MKKKRIYVCCGTGIATSTVISKKVRAVLDEKRIPYEISQCTVQEVASKVSTSKPDIIVSSTTVTGDVGDVPVVIGRSFLTGLKKQETINEILAILQD, from the coding sequence ATGAAAAAGAAGCGAATTTATGTATGTTGTGGGACTGGAATTGCGACTTCCACTGTTATTTCCAAAAAAGTGCGTGCGGTGCTAGACGAAAAGCGCATTCCATATGAAATTAGTCAATGCACGGTTCAAGAAGTAGCGTCAAAAGTAAGCACATCTAAGCCAGACATTATTGTTAGTTCAACAACAGTTACAGGTGATGTTGGGGATGTACCAGTTGTTATTGGAAGATCATTTTTAACAGGCCTAAAAAAACAAGAAACGATCAATGAAATACTTGCGATACTTCAAGATTAA